ATTAGTCTCATCAAAATTATGCATTCCAGAGTAGAGAAGATCCAAAACATACGGTTCGGGCTTGATGACTGGTGGCAGGGTATCATCGAAGGGTTTCAACACAAAGGCGATCTTGACCTGCTCCTTGAAGGGAATTTGATTCTAAGACCATGAATCAGtaagagaggaagaaaaagatcGGGAGAGATAGACTTACCTTGAGGAGAAGCTCACCAAGCCAATGAGGAATTGATTTTTTGAGCCTTTCGAGGTCATTGCCAATGCGACCTACAGTACCTCTGTAAAGATCCGAGGCCACAGCAGCATCGCCGGTCTCCTCCTGGATGAAGACTACAGTCCGAGATGGAATCTCCAGTCGCGGGGCTTCATCCTCAGAACTTGGCAAAAGAGCCGTCTCCAAATCCCGATCTGGATTTGTAGCCAGGAGTTCTTCGTAATCATCACGAATGCGGTTAACCACGCCACAGAGATTGGGCTCATAcaccttctcttccttgatAGAGGAGACCTCCGACTCCTCGGCCTTCTCTTCCAATATCTGAGGCTTCGTGTCCGTAGAATTGCGACCTAACTTCTTGGGGAAATTCATTTGAAACTTCTTTCCAAATAGCGATTTCTTCCGCTCTTCCTTATCGGGCTCTGCGGGAGTTTGAAGAGCCCCTGGATTTGAGGCTGCATCTGACGGAGACAGAAGAGACTTGTCGGTGTCTGCTTGTAGGGCTGCTAGGGGCCTTTTCGAGAAGTAGTCATTTGATAAAAAGGATGGTGGCCCGCCATCGAGATGGGAACTTGTGAGCATTGAGGTATCGGTTGTGTCTGAATCAAACCCTGGGAACGGAGAGTTGCTCTGCATGGAAGTGCTCAAGTAGTTTGATGATGGTGTGCCAGCGTTAATGCTAAAGCCGACATTCGGGCTGCCAGGGAAGTCTGAGTTGGGACGCAGACTCGTTCTCTGCTGAGGGTTCGATATGGGTATACCAACGCTGCGAGGGATATCATCTCCAGGTACCGATGTAGTCAGCGAATTCTGTCGGGCATTTTCTTCTGCTCTAGCGATGGCAGCTTGGCGGTATTCGTTGTCTAGTCGGATTTCCTCGTCCACTACCGGAGCAAACAGCCAACGCAAAATCCACTTGCCGAGATTGACTGCGTGATGTTAGCAGGGCAAAGGATCCGCACTAAACTCGACAAGCGAGCAAAAATAAATTGTCTAAGGAAAAGAAGACTCACTTCTTTGATCTTCTCTAAACTGATACAGATCAGAGGGTGGTAGATCGGTCTCGTCGGCATAAACCTCTGCGTCGAAGCAGCGATTGGGCTCCAAAATGACTGACAACCTGCCGGTGCGCACGTCGATGGCACACCAATGTCCAATGCTATCAACGGTGTTTACCTCTGACTCAACATCATCCATATGACGCTTACCGAAGTTTTGGATAGGGATACACTAGGTTCATGTCAGTCGATGTCTCAGACTTGTCAGTTCGGATGTAACCAAATCACCTTCAGCAGGTCCCAGAGAACAACCTCTCCTGCTGAATCCTGCGTAAGTGTGCGCCTCCGATCATTCAACATCAAGCACTTGATCAAGCCATGCTGGCCTTCAATAGTTTCCTCGGGCTGTGGATGAACCGGGATTGTTAGGCCAATTGCCTCCAAGTTAGGCTCCGAGGAAATCGGTTTAGGGGCTGAGCCACCGATAACTGATGTCGCTGATAACTGCAAAACAGCATGAAATGGAATCTTCTTCGGTCCCTTCTCTGGAGGGGTTACGGGCACTGTAGCCGAGTCTACGGTACGGGCTGGGTCGGGCGGCGGCTCAATTCCGACTGTAGTGTCAACATCTCGCCAGCGGTGGACGCTAGACTTGGGAGTAGCTGTCCAGATGTAGTCTCCCGCCGCCACAACCTTAACAACGCCCTCGTGCTCTTGGAGTGCGGCGATGGAGAGGCCTTGGTCGGGATCTGTCGATCCTCGCATGTCGGTCTTCGCCACCAAGCCAGATCGGTCACTTGAATAGAAGACAGAGAGATCAGGGTGGTCCGAGTAAAGGGACCACACGCTATCGTTGTGCATGGTCAGGGTATTCATGCATCGTCCCGCCGTGAGAGACCAGATCTTGATCGTCTGATCAGACGACCCCGTCATGATTGTATCGCCGGACTGGTTGATCATAATATCACGAATATTGTCTGTATGGCCCACGAACTTGGTCACGAGCTTTCCGGACCTGGGATCCCATACTCGGACAACATTTTCAGGGCCACCGCTAGCGAGCACCGACGAGACCGCACCCAGCGCATAGACAGATCCTTTATCTGTGGAGTCTTCTCCACCTGCATTGATGTTCAAGATCTCCCCACCGCCATTTAAATCCCAAAGGTAAACCTTTTGATCAAGACCCCCCGAGGCAACCCAAGTAGCATTGCTACCGGGGCTCGCCAGAGCCTTCACAAAATCGGTGTGTTTCCCAATGCGGTCCGGCACCTCGGTGGACTCTGAATGTGGGCGCCAAAGTCGCACAGTCGTGTCGGACGAAGCGGAAACGAGCACAGAGTTGTTCTGTGCCAAGACTATGTCGTTGATCCAATGACTATGAGCTTGAACCTGGGTTTTGAAGCTGGTGGGACTGGGTTTTTGGTCAGGAGCTGGTGCGTCATTCGGCGCAGACGTGGATGGAAGAGGAAGGTCGAGATCCCAGGAACAGATGACGCCGTCGCGGCCCGCGGAGTAGCTAGGAGAGGGGACGGCATATTAGTATCCGGGCTACCCACGGGGATGGGGAGCTTGGTTTTCGGAAGATCGCGGTCGCAAACATGGCCGTTCAGATCTAGATTCTGAATCCCAGCATAACGAGGGAGAAATACTTACAGGATGGAATTTTGGCAGTCGACAGTCAGGCCATTGACCCCCAACCGGTGCCCACCGGGGGCATCAGGCAGAGGGAGGACTAACAGAGTGAGAGACACAGTCAGCAATCCGAGAGGGAAAACATAGGATCCAACTTACCATAGGTGACCCTCTGGTGGCTCAGTTTGCGTGCCATACATGCAGCGTTGAAGGAGTGAAACCAATTGCGGAGATGAGAATGCGGAGCTTATCTGCCCTCAAGGCCGATCGCACGTTCAGCTTTGGTGGGGAAAGTAAACGTCACAGAGCCATTCACGTCGGAGAAAAGTAGTCAAACGAtcttggaaaaaaaaagaatcgaCCAAGGGGGAAATCCTCAAATGAGGGGAAGTTCTCTCAAGTTGGAGGCACCAGGCACCGGCAGGATCTATCTGTTGATACTTGGGTGCTTTTGCTTCAGGGCCATATTATTCCTTGTAGATTGTTGATCTCATTTGATTTGAAACAGTATGAATCACTTGAAATCTTTGTCAATTTATGAAATAGTCTCTCTGATCGTCCGGGGGCTTCTCCGTTTCCCTTTTTGGAATGCTTCTCGGTTCTGGTCATCTCACTACCTTATTCTGTTGCCTATGACACAGATATGACCTTAGAAACGCAATACCAATCCTATCTATGACTCTAAGGATCTAATAGTTTTTACCCTCTTGAATAAAACAGTCCTTCAACTTCATTAGCGAAGGTAGTGAACTGCTCGCTCCGAATGACTTGATAGGGAGGAGTAATAACGACCCAACAGATTTGCGCTCGCAGTCTAGCCCCAAGGCCCTGATCCATAGTCAGTCGCTCGTTTTGTATGGAAGGGAGGTTGAAGGTCATATCGAACAAACAGATAGAGCTTGGCTGCATCGCCAAGATGCGGCTCAGTTTGAGGCTGAGAAGACTGCAGTTCGTATCTTTTCG
Above is a genomic segment from Penicillium digitatum chromosome 3, complete sequence containing:
- a CDS encoding WD repeat protein → MARKLSHQRVTYVLPLPDAPGGHRLGVNGLTVDCQNSILYSAGRDGVICSWDLDLPLPSTSAPNDAPAPDQKPSPTSFKTQVQAHSHWINDIVLAQNNSVLVSASSDTTVRLWRPHSESTEVPDRIGKHTDFVKALASPGSNATWVASGGLDQKVYLWDLNGGGEILNINAGGEDSTDKGSVYALGAVSSVLASGGPENVVRVWDPRSGKLVTKFVGHTDNIRDIMINQSGDTIMTGSSDQTIKIWSLTAGRCMNTLTMHNDSVWSLYSDHPDLSVFYSSDRSGLVAKTDMRGSTDPDQGLSIAALQEHEGVVKVVAAGDYIWTATPKSSVHRWRDVDTTVGIEPPPDPARTVDSATVPVTPPEKGPKKIPFHAVLQLSATSVIGGSAPKPISSEPNLEAIGLTIPVHPQPEETIEGQHGLIKCLMLNDRRRTLTQDSAGEVVLWDLLKCIPIQNFGKRHMDDVESEVNTVDSIGHWCAIDVRTGRLSVILEPNRCFDAEVYADETDLPPSDLYQFREDQRINLGKWILRWLFAPVVDEEIRLDNEYRQAAIARAEENARQNSLTTSVPGDDIPRSVGIPISNPQQRTSLRPNSDFPGSPNVGFSINAGTPSSNYLSTSMQSNSPFPGFDSDTTDTSMLTSSHLDGGPPSFLSNDYFSKRPLAALQADTDKSLLSPSDAASNPGALQTPAEPDKEERKKSLFGKKFQMNFPKKLGRNSTDTKPQILEEKAEESEVSSIKEEKVYEPNLCGVVNRIRDDYEELLATNPDRDLETALLPSSEDEAPRLEIPSRTVVFIQEETGDAAVASDLYRGTVGRIGNDLERLKKSIPHWLGELLLKNQIPFKEQVKIAFVLKPFDDTLPPVIKPEPPAPNGAPPGNPNTNNNGSRLNANRMLRTKKVLAYIAERIDPANPDEPAESVMPPEEYLELYCQKMLCPPNMTLATIRTRFWRTSGDMVLHYKTNGKKEIHPPRSLLGIDENRALVEEPHISNGDSNAHAPPGSIHSVTNSASVAGSAIT